The Chitinophagales bacterium genome has a window encoding:
- a CDS encoding glycosyltransferase family 2 protein — MEPILTIVIPCYNEEENIPQVLPAIQQHCAENNFRCIVVNDGSSDNSASELNKFKSEQIQVLHHSKNRGYGAAIKTGVRKCNTRFVVTIDSDGQHSLDDVNMMLGKMQETGADMCVGNRNNMGSTQLRNFAKSIIVRFSKMFIKIRVNDLNSGMKMYKTDVVKYLVKFAPNGMPFSDVIVLLFHQFNFKIIEVPITIKDRELGTSTINYKTAIQTVYEILYIIIHFMPLKFFGTIGLVTLLGGVAWGLPFVLRGVGITAGTALCILSGLIFAGFGILLEVLIKLQFENYYPDIPDSFTEQ; from the coding sequence ATGGAGCCGATATTAACCATAGTAATACCTTGTTATAATGAGGAGGAGAATATCCCCCAGGTGTTGCCTGCCATTCAGCAACATTGTGCCGAAAATAATTTTCGTTGCATTGTGGTGAATGATGGCAGTTCTGACAACTCGGCTTCAGAGCTGAATAAATTCAAGTCAGAGCAAATACAGGTGCTTCATCACTCAAAAAACAGGGGATACGGTGCTGCTATTAAGACGGGTGTCAGGAAGTGTAATACCCGCTTTGTTGTAACAATAGACTCCGATGGTCAGCATAGCCTGGATGATGTGAACATGATGCTGGGCAAAATGCAGGAAACAGGTGCGGATATGTGTGTAGGTAACAGGAATAACATGGGGTCTACACAGCTGAGGAACTTTGCCAAATCTATCATTGTGCGCTTTTCAAAGATGTTTATCAAGATAAGGGTAAATGACCTGAACAGTGGCATGAAGATGTATAAAACAGACGTGGTGAAATACCTTGTTAAATTTGCCCCTAACGGTATGCCTTTTTCTGATGTGATCGTCCTGTTGTTCCATCAGTTTAATTTCAAGATCATTGAAGTGCCTATAACGATAAAGGACAGGGAGCTTGGTACGTCAACCATAAATTATAAAACAGCTATACAGACGGTATATGAGATATTATATATCATCATACACTTTATGCCGTTGAAGTTTTTTGGTACCATTGGTTTAGTAACACTTTTAGGTGGTGTAGCGTGGGGGCTGCCATTTGTGTTACGTGGTGTAGGCATTACCGCGGGTACCGCTCTGTGTATCCTGTCCGGGCTTATTTTTGCAGGTTTTGGTATCTTGCTGGAAGTATTGATCAAACTCCAGTTTGAGAACTACTATCCGGATATTCCGGATAGTTTTACAGAGCAATAG
- a CDS encoding acyltransferase, with the protein MSGVVSKITSLLRKPYMLIVLPIIKLHPYFRFLYETNDYQNRVSFDFWFKQKVLNWGGNKHAYWPVHWTSKVFDVENIKVGVDAYPGIMGGCYITGRGGLEIGDYTQIAPNVVIVTANHDPYDSRKHIFGKVVIGKYCWIGAGAKIMPGVTLGDWTIVAAGAVVTKSFEEGHCIVGGVPANKIRELDRNRCIPYEVKHKYRGYIKADKFA; encoded by the coding sequence TTGAGCGGAGTAGTATCAAAAATAACATCTTTGTTGCGTAAGCCTTATATGCTTATTGTGCTCCCGATTATTAAGCTACATCCTTATTTCCGTTTCTTATATGAGACCAACGATTATCAAAACAGGGTCTCCTTTGATTTCTGGTTCAAACAAAAGGTGTTGAACTGGGGCGGAAATAAACATGCCTACTGGCCGGTACACTGGACAAGTAAAGTGTTTGATGTAGAAAATATAAAGGTCGGAGTAGACGCATATCCCGGTATCATGGGAGGTTGCTATATAACCGGTAGAGGAGGGCTTGAAATAGGTGACTATACTCAAATTGCTCCCAACGTAGTAATCGTAACTGCCAACCATGATCCATACGATTCCCGCAAGCATATTTTCGGTAAAGTTGTTATCGGGAAATATTGCTGGATAGGTGCCGGTGCTAAAATAATGCCAGGCGTTACATTGGGCGACTGGACTATAGTAGCTGCTGGTGCGGTTGTGACAAAGTCTTTTGAGGAGGGTCACTGTATTGTGGGCGGTGTTCCGGCAAATAAGATCAGAGAACTGGATAGGAACAGGTGCATTCCATATGAGGTGAAGCACAAATATCGTGGATATATAAAAGCAGATAAATTCGCATAA
- a CDS encoding glycosyltransferase family 2 protein: METADTPLISILMTAYNRGKFIAEAIESVLNSTYQNFELIIVDDVSKDDTYKIASSYAEKDKRISVYRNEENLGDYPNRNRAASYAKGEYLKYLDADDKLYPYGLEIMLKNMAQFPESSWGLMSIVQDDDRQFPILLSPHDIYARHFFNTNPCVNQPHIFHKAPLSAIIKRSSFEDVGGFKHVRHYGDSDLWQRLARKHSMVLMQDGLVWWRGGDSTQESSKRKSKPELPVITNNNYIENLIHEDCPLNREERALAIAQCRNRIKKNILIHVKKGNISTAMKLSKLYKEIDAAKKVGL, from the coding sequence ATGGAGACTGCCGATACTCCTTTGATAAGCATATTGATGACTGCCTACAACAGGGGGAAGTTTATAGCTGAAGCGATAGAAAGTGTTCTGAATTCTACTTATCAGAATTTTGAACTGATCATCGTAGATGATGTTTCTAAAGATGATACTTATAAAATTGCTTCTTCTTATGCTGAAAAAGATAAACGGATATCTGTCTACAGGAATGAAGAGAACCTGGGGGACTATCCTAACAGGAATAGGGCTGCATCATATGCGAAAGGTGAATACCTGAAATACCTCGATGCTGATGATAAGCTATATCCCTATGGTTTAGAGATCATGCTGAAAAATATGGCTCAATTCCCCGAATCCTCATGGGGACTGATGTCTATTGTTCAGGATGACGACAGGCAATTCCCGATTCTCCTGTCTCCTCACGATATTTACGCAAGGCACTTTTTTAATACCAACCCATGTGTCAACCAACCTCATATTTTTCATAAGGCGCCTTTGTCCGCTATCATAAAGCGTTCCTCATTTGAAGATGTAGGAGGTTTTAAACATGTCCGTCACTACGGCGATAGCGATCTGTGGCAACGCCTGGCACGCAAACATTCCATGGTACTAATGCAGGATGGCCTGGTTTGGTGGCGGGGAGGAGACAGCACGCAGGAGTCCAGTAAACGTAAATCAAAACCCGAACTGCCGGTAATAACGAATAATAACTATATCGAGAACCTGATTCATGAGGATTGCCCTCTGAACCGGGAAGAGCGGGCATTGGCGATAGCTCAATGCCGCAACAGGATAAAAAAGAACATTCTTATACACGTGAAGAAAGGTAACATCAGTACTGCCATGAAACTCTCCAAATTGTATAAGGAAATTGACGCTGCTAAAAAGGTAGGGTTGTAA
- a CDS encoding NAD-dependent epimerase, with the protein MLNLKTILVTGAAGFIGYHTSELLAQKGYTVIGIDSLNEYYNVQLKRDRIAQLAPYDNFTFYQVDISDKPAFDKVFEDHKIDVVINLAAQAGVRYSLKNPYQYIDSNVVGFMNVLEACRNHKIEHLIFASSSSVYGSNQKIPFSVDDHTDHPISLYAATKKANEAMAHSYAALYNIPCTGLRFFTVYGPWGRPDMAYYLFTERISKGEPIHLFNNGNLSRDFTYVDDIVKTIDALIDKPPVSSPERIGADLDISQSFAPYRLCNIGNHKPVKLMEFVGILEELIDKKAIIENKPMQPGDMYETYADISHLTETVGFSPVVDIRTGLKKFVDWYKDYYK; encoded by the coding sequence ATACTCAATTTGAAAACGATACTAGTTACAGGCGCAGCCGGGTTTATTGGTTATCATACATCAGAATTGCTGGCACAAAAGGGTTATACCGTTATCGGTATTGACTCTTTGAATGAATATTATAACGTTCAGTTGAAACGTGACAGGATAGCGCAGCTTGCTCCGTATGATAATTTTACATTTTACCAGGTTGATATTAGTGATAAACCTGCTTTTGATAAGGTGTTTGAAGATCATAAGATAGATGTGGTCATCAACCTGGCAGCACAGGCAGGTGTAAGATATAGCCTGAAAAACCCATACCAGTATATAGATAGCAATGTGGTAGGATTTATGAATGTATTGGAAGCCTGCAGGAACCATAAGATTGAGCACCTGATATTTGCATCTTCTAGCTCTGTTTACGGTTCTAATCAGAAAATACCTTTCAGCGTAGACGATCATACAGATCATCCTATCTCTTTATACGCAGCTACTAAAAAGGCAAATGAAGCAATGGCTCATAGCTATGCTGCTTTGTACAATATACCATGCACTGGTTTGCGTTTCTTTACGGTATATGGCCCCTGGGGCAGACCGGATATGGCGTACTATCTGTTTACTGAGCGTATCTCAAAAGGCGAGCCAATACATTTATTCAATAACGGCAATCTGAGCCGGGATTTTACTTATGTAGACGATATAGTGAAAACTATAGATGCCCTCATAGATAAGCCACCTGTGTCATCACCCGAAAGAATCGGGGCTGACTTGGATATCTCGCAAAGTTTTGCTCCTTACAGGTTGTGCAATATAGGTAACCATAAGCCTGTGAAGCTGATGGAGTTTGTAGGGATACTTGAAGAACTGATAGACAAGAAGGCGATCATCGAGAATAAACCCATGCAACCCGGAGATATGTATGAAACATATGCTGACATCTCACACCTGACGGAGACTGTAGGTTTCTCGCCTGTAGTGGATATACGCACCGGATTGAAAAAATTTGTAGACTGGTATAAAGACTATTATAAATAA
- the asnB gene encoding asparagine synthase (glutamine-hydrolyzing), with protein MCGISGIVARDTSRYRDAQERMVKSMYHRGPDSNGIYNFDNCTLGHNRLSIVDLVSGDQPMLGKESRTGIVFNGEIYGYKSIREQLQYDFATTSDTEVILALYQQYGTDMLDRLPGMFAFGLWDNEKQSFFAARDRFGEKPFYYAITANNELVFASEIKAIIASGLIKPEIDAAAVSRYLSYGYIGPVKTIYKNVHSLPPAHYLTFSNGSLHVERYWNYPTTTTENISLSDAAEKFEALFTDAVKKQMVADVDVCAFLSGGLDSTSVVSVAHKVNPQLKTLAFGYKNEVSELPYAKMAADMYKTDHHELFEEGANFEDLFLKLPDIYDEPFSDSSAIATYLICKSARRFGKVALTGDGGDELLGGYTWWYKPMLEEIALRGAGSIKSGFAFAMAVSEKIKEKAKLSTGRDWRNRYSGIQRSKLYPTVAESAAYRVVDRSITTRLGLPGIESLDCFWQQDNTINDAMKVDIANYMPGDILVKTDRAAMANSLELRAPFLDVNLAEFCISMPGNLKIDDKADKILLREAMGKYMPEKILKRDKQGFGVSRTHWSESTKLQKMYGDFVHDKQSALYNILPYKETSELLADKPELIHQFFVLAVWANKKYSI; from the coding sequence ATGTGTGGTATATCAGGAATAGTAGCAAGGGATACATCAAGATACAGAGATGCTCAGGAACGTATGGTTAAGAGTATGTATCACCGTGGGCCTGACAGCAATGGTATTTATAACTTCGATAACTGTACGCTCGGACATAATCGTTTGAGTATTGTTGACCTTGTTTCCGGTGACCAGCCCATGCTGGGGAAAGAATCCCGGACGGGTATTGTATTCAACGGAGAGATCTACGGTTATAAGTCTATACGCGAGCAGTTGCAATACGACTTTGCCACTACTTCTGATACAGAGGTAATACTTGCATTGTATCAGCAATATGGTACGGATATGCTGGACAGGCTGCCGGGTATGTTCGCATTCGGTTTGTGGGACAATGAAAAGCAATCGTTTTTTGCCGCACGCGACAGGTTCGGCGAAAAGCCGTTTTATTATGCAATAACTGCAAATAATGAATTGGTTTTCGCTTCAGAAATAAAGGCTATCATCGCCAGCGGGTTGATAAAACCAGAGATAGATGCTGCTGCTGTCAGCCGCTACCTGAGTTATGGTTATATCGGTCCTGTAAAGACGATATATAAGAATGTACATTCATTACCTCCTGCTCACTACCTGACCTTCAGTAATGGGTCGCTGCATGTTGAGCGTTATTGGAATTATCCGACAACTACTACCGAAAATATCAGCCTGTCTGATGCTGCGGAAAAGTTTGAAGCATTGTTCACTGATGCAGTTAAGAAGCAAATGGTTGCGGATGTAGATGTATGTGCATTTCTGAGCGGTGGTTTGGATTCTACGTCAGTTGTCAGTGTGGCGCATAAGGTAAACCCGCAATTGAAAACACTGGCATTTGGCTATAAGAACGAAGTAAGTGAGTTGCCATATGCAAAGATGGCAGCTGATATGTATAAGACAGATCATCATGAGCTGTTTGAAGAAGGAGCGAATTTTGAAGATCTTTTCCTGAAGCTTCCTGATATATACGATGAGCCTTTTTCTGATTCATCGGCTATTGCAACTTACCTGATATGCAAGTCTGCAAGAAGGTTTGGGAAAGTAGCGCTTACCGGAGATGGAGGAGATGAGTTGCTGGGAGGATATACTTGGTGGTATAAACCCATGCTGGAAGAAATAGCATTGAGAGGCGCCGGCAGTATCAAGTCGGGCTTTGCATTTGCCATGGCTGTTTCAGAAAAAATAAAAGAAAAAGCAAAACTATCTACCGGGCGCGACTGGCGAAACAGGTATAGCGGCATACAAAGAAGTAAGCTGTACCCCACAGTAGCAGAGTCTGCCGCATATCGTGTCGTTGACAGGAGTATTACTACAAGGTTAGGCCTGCCGGGTATAGAGTCTCTGGATTGTTTCTGGCAACAGGATAATACTATTAATGACGCAATGAAAGTAGATATTGCAAACTACATGCCTGGCGATATATTAGTGAAAACAGATCGTGCCGCTATGGCTAACAGCCTTGAACTGAGAGCACCTTTCCTGGATGTGAACCTGGCTGAATTTTGCATTTCTATGCCTGGTAACTTGAAGATTGATGATAAAGCAGATAAGATATTACTCAGGGAGGCCATGGGTAAATACATGCCGGAAAAGATATTGAAGAGAGATAAACAAGGCTTCGGAGTGAGTCGTACACATTGGAGCGAATCAACGAAACTTCAGAAAATGTACGGGGATTTTGTGCACGATAAACAGAGTGCCCTGTATAATATATTACCGTATAAAGAAACTTCAGAATTACTTGCTGACAAACCGGAACTGATACACCAGTTTTTTGTTCTTGCAGTTTGGGCAAATAAAAAATACTCAATTTGA
- a CDS encoding glycosyltransferase family 4 protein yields the protein MRLAFLTINSDAWGGSEVLWVKTARLALQQGHSVLVSMFDFEELPEPIQELKHLGAEFYFRRRYYPALPERLKKKVKNRLSAGKQLKTYHDYLIDYKADRIFFNLGGGDEIARDEQDMLVFVKQTNIPYFIFCHSLSIVPDTNERLNENLKISYRKAERVFFTSNMQVQMLRHQLADELANAQVVSHPVNIAEPQVLKSTQYAIVNFAIIGVLTIRHKGQDVALKALSGKEWKDRSFVLNIYGKGQDEGYLKKLIAYYGLEDKVRFRGYEKSMERIWEENHMLLIPSRQDSGPITLFEAMCCGRPAVGTRMGAIPDYLETGVNGVLCEPFSYQSFADALESAWQQKDKWEEWGQASLRMIQERYDFHPEQTMLNYIISEN from the coding sequence ATGCGTTTGGCATTTTTGACTATCAATTCAGATGCATGGGGAGGGAGTGAAGTACTGTGGGTGAAGACAGCCAGGCTTGCATTGCAGCAAGGACATAGTGTGCTTGTGTCAATGTTCGACTTTGAAGAACTACCTGAACCTATACAGGAATTGAAGCATTTGGGGGCCGAGTTCTATTTCAGGCGGAGGTATTATCCTGCATTGCCAGAAAGACTTAAAAAGAAAGTGAAAAACAGGTTGTCGGCAGGTAAGCAATTAAAAACTTACCATGACTACCTGATAGATTATAAAGCAGACAGGATATTTTTCAACCTGGGTGGTGGAGACGAGATCGCGAGGGATGAACAGGATATGCTCGTATTTGTAAAACAAACGAACATACCTTATTTCATATTCTGCCACAGCCTTTCAATCGTTCCTGATACGAATGAAAGGCTGAATGAGAACTTGAAGATATCTTATCGCAAGGCCGAACGGGTATTTTTTACCAGCAATATGCAGGTGCAGATGTTACGCCATCAATTGGCTGATGAATTGGCCAATGCACAGGTAGTATCACACCCTGTAAATATTGCTGAACCACAGGTATTGAAGAGTACCCAGTATGCTATCGTGAATTTTGCTATAATAGGTGTATTGACGATAAGACATAAAGGACAGGATGTGGCATTAAAAGCATTGTCGGGCAAAGAGTGGAAAGACAGGTCTTTTGTGCTGAATATATATGGCAAAGGACAAGATGAAGGATACCTGAAAAAGCTGATCGCCTATTACGGGCTTGAGGATAAAGTGCGTTTTCGTGGTTATGAAAAAAGCATGGAGCGCATATGGGAGGAGAATCACATGCTACTGATTCCTTCAAGACAAGATTCAGGGCCAATAACACTTTTTGAAGCCATGTGCTGTGGCAGACCGGCTGTTGGTACACGAATGGGGGCAATACCTGATTATTTGGAAACAGGGGTAAATGGTGTGCTTTGCGAGCCATTCAGTTACCAATCGTTTGCAGATGCATTAGAGTCTGCCTGGCAGCAAAAAGATAAATGGGAAGAGTGGGGTCAGGCATCATTAAGGATGATACAGGAGCGTTATGATTTTCATCCTGAACAAACAATGCTCAATTATATCATCAGTGAAAACTGA
- a CDS encoding glycosyltransferase: MSELFSVIVANYNNGRYLPYLVDSLKKQTYDNWELLIADDASTDDSVEYIKKIVAEDPRIKWVLHEKNKGAGATFRSAMDISSGGIIGMLGADDALEPDTLEVMANAHQDQPGASVITSRAYDCDDKMQKTGICDISDEQPEGVPFIKEIKVSNFITFKRSMYEKTSGFDPEQQRAVDHDLLLKLEELGEKGFVDKPLYLYRRHAMGISQGGNGLKAANFALLAKMKAYRRRKERNFTPNFTSSEYNALAWLYYTRIAYQFSVQNSFNEALNSNLKAIYYKPTYILNRSFWSVFYRSFKSRLA, translated from the coding sequence ATGAGTGAACTTTTTTCAGTAATAGTAGCTAATTATAATAACGGTAGGTATTTGCCTTACCTTGTTGATAGTCTCAAGAAACAGACCTATGATAATTGGGAACTGCTGATAGCTGATGATGCCTCGACGGACGACAGTGTTGAGTACATCAAAAAGATAGTTGCAGAAGACCCGAGAATTAAATGGGTGTTGCATGAAAAAAATAAAGGTGCCGGCGCTACTTTCAGATCGGCGATGGATATCTCTTCAGGTGGCATAATTGGTATGCTGGGCGCTGATGATGCATTGGAACCTGATACACTGGAGGTGATGGCTAATGCACATCAAGATCAGCCGGGAGCTTCTGTTATTACTTCGCGGGCTTATGATTGTGATGATAAGATGCAGAAAACAGGTATTTGTGACATAAGTGATGAACAACCGGAAGGTGTTCCCTTTATTAAAGAGATAAAAGTCAGCAACTTTATTACGTTCAAAAGGTCGATGTATGAAAAGACATCTGGCTTTGACCCTGAACAACAAAGAGCTGTAGACCATGATCTTTTACTCAAGCTGGAAGAACTTGGGGAGAAAGGTTTTGTAGATAAGCCACTTTACTTATACCGCAGGCATGCGATGGGCATTTCTCAAGGAGGTAATGGATTGAAAGCTGCAAACTTTGCATTGCTTGCAAAGATGAAAGCCTACCGCAGAAGGAAGGAACGAAACTTTACACCGAATTTTACATCAAGCGAATATAATGCACTCGCGTGGCTGTATTATACAAGGATAGCATATCAATTTAGCGTTCAGAATAGTTTTAATGAAGCACTCAACTCAAACCTGAAGGCTATATATTATAAACCAACTTACATACTGAACAGGAGTTTCTGGTCTGTGTTCTATCGTTCATTTAAATCTCGTTTGGCGTAG
- a CDS encoding N-acetyl sugar amidotransferase, which yields MVVACKKCILDSTDDPNIKLDSEGVCNYCHEYDRKYKECVLTGTAAEKKINDIVQKIKSSKPEGEYNCILGLSGGVDSSYLALLAKKYDLKPLCLHFDNGWNSELAVKNIENIVNKLGFELETYVINWPEFRDLQRAYLKAGVIDIEALTDHAIFAALYQTAVDRNIKYVLSGFNIVTEGIMVDNWTYRKADYINILDIHEHYGEIPLKSYPMMNRKLKKKINNWVETVEFLNWIDYNKQEVKNQLQKELDWKDYGGKHYESIFTRFYQAYILPVKFKVDKRKVHLSNLICSGQITREEALEEMKKPLYDEQQLKVDREFVLKKLGYTSEEFDEIMRTPPRRHDEFKKEGSLFYYYPILMPLRPLWERYKKMKSS from the coding sequence ATGGTTGTAGCATGTAAAAAATGTATACTCGACAGTACTGACGATCCGAACATTAAATTGGATAGCGAAGGGGTTTGTAATTATTGCCATGAGTATGACAGGAAATACAAAGAATGTGTACTGACTGGAACAGCTGCTGAAAAGAAGATAAATGACATAGTTCAGAAAATAAAAAGCAGTAAACCTGAAGGTGAATATAATTGCATTCTCGGGCTGAGTGGCGGTGTGGACAGTAGCTATCTTGCTTTACTGGCAAAGAAATATGACCTGAAACCTTTGTGCCTGCACTTTGATAATGGCTGGAACAGCGAGCTGGCGGTAAAGAATATTGAAAATATAGTTAATAAGCTGGGTTTTGAACTGGAAACCTACGTGATTAACTGGCCGGAATTCAGGGACCTGCAGCGTGCTTACCTGAAGGCAGGAGTAATAGATATTGAAGCGCTGACAGACCACGCAATATTTGCGGCCCTCTACCAAACTGCGGTTGACAGGAATATTAAGTACGTGTTGAGCGGATTCAATATTGTTACAGAAGGTATAATGGTGGATAACTGGACCTACCGTAAGGCTGATTATATCAACATCCTGGATATACATGAGCATTATGGGGAGATACCATTGAAGTCATACCCGATGATGAACAGGAAGCTGAAGAAGAAGATAAATAATTGGGTAGAGACGGTTGAGTTCCTGAACTGGATAGACTACAATAAGCAGGAGGTCAAGAATCAATTACAGAAAGAACTGGATTGGAAGGATTACGGCGGCAAACACTACGAGTCAATCTTTACCCGGTTTTACCAGGCGTATATATTGCCAGTAAAATTCAAAGTAGATAAACGAAAAGTACACCTTTCAAACCTGATATGCTCAGGGCAAATAACCCGTGAAGAAGCGCTGGAGGAGATGAAGAAACCGTTGTATGATGAGCAGCAGCTAAAAGTGGACAGGGAGTTTGTGTTGAAGAAACTGGGTTACACATCAGAAGAGTTTGACGAAATAATGCGTACCCCTCCAAGGAGGCATGACGAATTTAAAAAGGAAGGGTCGTTGTTTTATTATTACCCGATACTTATGCCATTGAGGCCTTTGTGGGAGCGTTATAAGAAAATGAAAAGCTCATAA